One Papaver somniferum cultivar HN1 chromosome 10, ASM357369v1, whole genome shotgun sequence genomic window carries:
- the LOC113318845 gene encoding serine/threonine-protein kinase STY13-like, producing the protein MKESGGGDGFVRADQIDLKSLDEQLERHLNRVRTMENGRDDQGVGSIGGLGLGGGGGGGGQRRNSSFNERVTAKEEWEIDPSKLLIKTVIARGTFGTVHRGVYDGQDVAVKLLDWGEEGHRTEAEITSLREAFSQEVVVWHKLDHPNVTKFIGAMLGHAELNIQTDSGQIGMPSNICCVVVEYLAGGALKTYLIKNRRRKLAFKVVVQLALDLARGLSYLHSQKVVHRDVKTENMLLDKSRTVKIADFGVARVEAQNPNDMTGETGTLGYMAPEVLNGNPYNRKCDVYSFGICLWEIYCCDMPYPDLSFSEVTSAVVRQNLRPEIPRCCPSSIANVMKRCWDANPDKRPEMDEVVSLLEAIDTSKGGGMIPPDQQQNCFCFRKSRGP; encoded by the exons atgaaggaatcagGGGGAGGAGATGGGTTTGTAAGAGCAGATCAAATTGATCTAAAGAGTTTAGATGAACAATTGGAGAGACATTTAAACAGAGTAAGAACTATGGAAAATggaagagatgatcaaggagtaGGATCAATAGGAGGATTAGGattaggaggaggaggaggaggaggagggcaGAGAAGAAATAGCAGTTTCAATGAAAGGGTGACTGCTAAAGAAGAATGGGAAATTGATCCTTCAAAACTACTTATTAAAACTGTTATTGCTAGAGGTACTTTTGGTACTGTCCATAGAGGTGTTTATGATGGCCAAGATGTTGCAG TTAAACTGCTTGATTGGGGAGAAGAAGGCCATAGAACAGAAGCTGAAATTACATCACTTAGGGAAGCATTTTCGCAAGAAGTAGTTGTGTGGCATAAACTCGATCACCCTAATGTGACTAAG TTTATAGGGGCTATGTTGGGCCACGCAGAACTGAACATACAGACAGATAGTGGTCAAATTGGCATGCCAAGTAATATCTGTTGTGTGGTTGTTGAATATCTTGCCGGGGGTGCGCTTAAGACTTACCTCATAAAGAATCGAAGAAGAAAATTGGCTTTCAAAGTTGTCGTCCAACTGGCACTGGATCTTGCAAGAGG GTTGAGTTATCTCCACTCCCAGAAGGTTGTTCACAGAGATGTGAAAACAGAAAACATGCTTTTGGACAAGAGCCGCACAGTAAAAATTGCTGACTTTGGGGTTGCTCGTGTTGAAGCTCAAAACCCGAATGATATGACTGGCGAGACCGGGACCTTAGGCTACATGGCTCCTGAG GTCCTTAATGGAAACCCTTATAACAGGAAATGCGATGTCTATAGTTTCGGTATCTGCTTGTGGGAGATATATTGTTGTGACATGCCATATCCTGATCTCAGTTTCTCGGAAGTGACATCAGCTGTTGTCCGCCAG AATTTGAGGCCGGAGATACCACGATGTTGTCCAAGTTCGATTGCAAATGTAATGAAGAGATGTTGGGATGCAAATCCTGATAAACGACCAGAGATGGATGAGGTGGTTTCCTTGTTGGAGGCCATTGACACGTCAAAAGGTGGAGGTATGATCCCTCCTGATCAGCAGCAGAATTGCTTCTGTTTCCGTAAGAGTCGAGGGCCTTGA